From the Oleiharenicola lentus genome, one window contains:
- a CDS encoding lysylphosphatidylglycerol synthase transmembrane domain-containing protein, with product MRWFSFLQSPVGVVLRYALTLGLLGWLVTRVEWTALGGLRALDWRLAVPAILLAGLAYPLQIVRWQVLLRAQGFAVPAGRVHFASWAGFFYNSFLPGGIAGDAVRFNLLWQHAPDRKTAAATGLLADRLVGLAALFGLAALFLGLHLAAGNASESERLLLLASAGGFIALLGGAATLAWPRLWAPLATRLLGSERTAVLHAALLPLTKIRVATLCLLLSITVWLADFAALWLLARAVGLEPGFWSLSAASAGAYVVASLPLSIGGHGLREGTLVALLHLLGIGSGQETLVALLALAFFALSVGWSLVGGVVVLFAPKLPARFA from the coding sequence GTGCGCTGGTTCTCCTTCCTGCAAAGCCCCGTGGGCGTCGTGCTGCGCTACGCGCTGACGCTTGGCCTGCTCGGCTGGCTGGTCACGCGCGTGGAGTGGACGGCACTCGGCGGACTGCGCGCCCTCGACTGGCGGCTGGCCGTTCCGGCGATCCTCCTCGCGGGCCTCGCCTACCCGCTGCAAATTGTCCGCTGGCAGGTGCTGCTGCGCGCCCAAGGTTTCGCCGTTCCGGCTGGTCGCGTCCATTTCGCCAGCTGGGCCGGTTTTTTCTACAATTCGTTCCTGCCCGGCGGCATCGCGGGCGACGCGGTGCGGTTCAACCTGCTCTGGCAACACGCCCCGGACCGCAAGACCGCCGCCGCCACCGGGTTGCTGGCCGATCGCCTTGTCGGGTTGGCGGCCTTGTTTGGCCTCGCCGCACTGTTCCTCGGGCTGCATCTCGCCGCGGGCAACGCCAGCGAATCCGAGCGGTTGCTGCTCCTGGCCAGCGCCGGCGGTTTCATCGCGCTGTTGGGCGGGGCCGCGACCCTGGCATGGCCACGACTCTGGGCGCCCCTCGCCACACGGCTCCTGGGCAGTGAGCGCACGGCCGTGCTCCACGCCGCCCTGCTGCCGTTGACTAAAATCCGGGTCGCGACGTTGTGTCTGCTGCTGAGTATCACGGTTTGGCTGGCCGACTTTGCCGCCCTCTGGTTGCTCGCCCGCGCCGTTGGGCTGGAACCGGGATTCTGGAGCCTGTCCGCAGCTTCCGCCGGCGCCTACGTGGTGGCGTCACTGCCACTCAGCATCGGGGGTCACGGCCTGCGCGAGGGCACTCTGGTCGCCCTGCTCCACTTGCTGGGCATCGGATCGGGACAGGAAACGCTGGTCGCATTGCTGGCCCTGGCCTTCTTCGCGCTGTCCGTCGGTTGGAGCTTGGTCGGCGGTGTCGTGGTGCTGTTCGCGCCCAAGCTCCCCGCTCGCTTCGCCTGA
- a CDS encoding class I SAM-dependent methyltransferase — protein MQLDEYRKLAETEDRMWYFRALNRRMAHWLGRLQPEREARVLDAGCGTGGLIKSLRAANPGWRITGLDFMPLACELARERTGAEIVQGSITSLPFADATFDAVVSADVVCQVEDHAQALREFARVVRPGGAVLVNVPAYRWLWSYHDDACQTKHRYTRPELVALFQAAGLAVRFASYANLLPLPLIAARRKLFPPAQPTSDVQVYAAPVEAVFSTMAAGEHAWTKRGWPLPAGSSVFVAARK, from the coding sequence ATGCAACTGGACGAATACCGCAAGCTCGCCGAGACCGAGGACCGGATGTGGTATTTCCGTGCGCTGAACCGACGGATGGCGCACTGGCTGGGGCGGCTCCAGCCCGAGCGGGAAGCCCGCGTGCTCGACGCCGGCTGCGGCACCGGCGGACTGATCAAGTCGCTGCGTGCGGCGAATCCCGGCTGGCGGATCACGGGATTGGATTTCATGCCGCTGGCCTGCGAACTGGCCCGTGAGCGCACCGGCGCAGAGATCGTGCAGGGCTCGATCACGAGCCTGCCGTTTGCGGACGCGACGTTTGATGCGGTCGTGTCCGCCGACGTGGTCTGCCAGGTGGAGGACCACGCGCAGGCGTTGCGCGAGTTTGCGCGCGTGGTGCGGCCCGGTGGCGCGGTGTTGGTCAATGTGCCCGCCTACCGCTGGCTCTGGTCCTATCATGACGACGCCTGCCAGACCAAGCACCGCTACACGCGACCGGAACTGGTCGCCCTGTTTCAAGCGGCGGGATTGGCGGTGCGGTTTGCGAGTTACGCCAATCTGCTGCCCCTGCCCCTGATCGCGGCGCGGCGAAAGCTGTTTCCGCCCGCACAACCGACGAGTGACGTGCAGGTTTATGCCGCACCGGTGGAGGCGGTTTTCTCCACCATGGCGGCAGGGGAGCATGCCTGGACCAAGCGGGGCTGGCCGCTGCCGGCGGGGAGCTCGGTCTTTGTGGCGGCCCGCAAGTGA
- a CDS encoding PQQ-binding-like beta-propeller repeat protein: protein MIAPILRSFRTVAAVALLTAAISGWAAASKPVWTLPLGEDAKWETLTDLGVLLVGTDSAIHCIDPDTGKVLWKNATFKKSNTMNAREIPGTPFLLCNQFSGMANSKSTFTLIDYLTGETEWTAPEVSGQYLGTIPVPEKGLAILVMTTWKDGKGQEHGTFLFAHDLATGERKWSTLLTKANGIPLHMADNSGKFMPRMDLSGYHDPVLEGDTLYLGYLGVHALDLNTGAIKWGVEFPPGDKGLKRTYAPLRIVGDVLYGAGGGSIHAINKETGATLWKSDRISEYAGLFKARDNAIVTQIEVIDDKIYARYGGNFSNGQTVMLKEPLGVVVVSAADGKPLYQDKKIEGGLTNLMALPEIGAVMFADGKELVGLSAGATVEEIFRVPIEFKRKMGGGDIAKIGLGLTGGLMGTVKAVSSSSKARLDVPVAITRQDGHIVVQGKQHLLGFDPVAKGQKWSLYYAAPSDAFATIAMFAVTLAASAQGNAQVAQNGSIMTSGGRQGMENIQNALDRYNRYTETRARKIGGSKSSGGYTYIITKLEKEHGGGVGLVGVNLGNGETDRRLALGDKEPKYLADEAAGRIFYFKGGDQIQAYEF from the coding sequence ATGATTGCCCCCATCCTCCGTTCGTTCCGCACCGTCGCAGCGGTCGCCTTGCTGACCGCCGCCATTTCCGGCTGGGCTGCCGCCAGCAAGCCAGTCTGGACCCTGCCGCTGGGCGAAGACGCCAAGTGGGAAACCCTGACCGATCTCGGCGTGCTGCTCGTCGGCACCGATTCGGCCATCCACTGCATCGACCCCGACACGGGCAAGGTGCTCTGGAAGAACGCCACCTTCAAGAAGAGCAACACGATGAACGCGCGCGAGATTCCCGGCACGCCGTTCCTGCTCTGCAACCAGTTTTCGGGCATGGCCAATTCCAAGTCCACGTTCACGCTGATCGATTACCTCACGGGCGAGACCGAGTGGACCGCGCCCGAGGTGTCGGGCCAGTATCTCGGGACCATTCCCGTGCCGGAGAAGGGCCTGGCCATCCTCGTGATGACCACCTGGAAGGACGGCAAGGGCCAGGAGCACGGCACCTTCCTCTTTGCCCACGACCTCGCCACGGGCGAGCGCAAGTGGTCCACCCTGCTCACGAAGGCCAACGGCATCCCGCTGCACATGGCGGACAATTCCGGAAAGTTCATGCCGCGCATGGACCTCTCGGGCTACCACGATCCCGTGCTTGAAGGGGACACGCTTTATCTCGGTTACCTCGGCGTGCACGCGCTCGACCTCAACACCGGTGCCATCAAGTGGGGGGTCGAGTTTCCCCCGGGCGACAAGGGCCTGAAGCGCACCTACGCGCCTTTGCGCATCGTGGGCGACGTCCTCTATGGTGCCGGTGGCGGCAGCATCCATGCGATCAACAAGGAAACCGGCGCCACCCTCTGGAAGAGCGACCGCATCTCGGAATACGCCGGGCTCTTCAAGGCGCGGGACAACGCCATCGTCACGCAGATCGAGGTCATCGACGACAAGATCTACGCCCGCTATGGCGGCAACTTCTCCAACGGCCAGACCGTGATGCTCAAGGAGCCGCTTGGCGTGGTCGTGGTGTCCGCCGCTGACGGCAAGCCGCTCTATCAGGACAAGAAGATCGAGGGTGGCCTGACCAACCTCATGGCGTTGCCCGAAATCGGGGCGGTGATGTTCGCGGACGGCAAGGAGCTGGTCGGTCTCAGCGCCGGCGCGACGGTGGAGGAAATCTTCCGCGTGCCAATCGAGTTCAAGCGCAAGATGGGCGGCGGAGACATTGCGAAGATCGGCCTGGGTCTCACGGGCGGTCTCATGGGCACGGTCAAGGCCGTGAGTTCCTCCAGCAAAGCGCGGCTCGACGTGCCGGTGGCCATTACGCGGCAGGACGGCCACATCGTCGTGCAGGGCAAACAGCACCTGCTCGGCTTCGACCCGGTGGCCAAAGGCCAGAAGTGGTCGCTCTACTACGCCGCGCCCAGTGACGCCTTCGCCACGATCGCGATGTTCGCCGTGACGCTCGCGGCCTCGGCCCAGGGCAACGCGCAGGTGGCGCAAAACGGCAGCATCATGACCTCCGGCGGCCGCCAGGGCATGGAGAACATCCAGAATGCCCTCGACCGCTACAACCGTTACACCGAGACGCGCGCCCGCAAGATTGGCGGTTCCAAGAGCTCAGGCGGTTACACCTACATCATCACCAAGCTCGAGAAGGAGCATGGCGGTGGTGTGGGCCTGGTGGGAGTGAATCTCGGCAACGGTGAAACCGACCGCCGCCTGGCGCTCGGGGACAAGGAACCCAAGTATCTCGCGGACGAGGCCGCCGGCCGCATTTTCTACTTCAAGGGCGGCGACCAGATCCAAGCCTACGAATTCTGA
- a CDS encoding malectin, translating to MKNPHPHRPLLFTLTAALALGCTAFALAAEAIRIRAGTTKDHTDENGVVWLADQGFNGGDTIDRTGIVVANTKTPSIYTAERYSLSGFTRKLPNGKYTVKLHFAETYEGIYGKGERVFSFNVEGREFKDFDVTARAGGVMRAHVETVEVEVKDGQLDITFTHNIENPEINALEIIPAS from the coding sequence ATCCCCACCGCCCGCTCCTGTTCACCCTGACCGCCGCGCTCGCGCTCGGCTGCACGGCCTTCGCCCTGGCCGCCGAGGCCATCCGCATCCGCGCCGGCACCACCAAGGACCACACCGATGAAAACGGCGTGGTCTGGCTCGCCGACCAGGGCTTCAACGGCGGCGACACCATCGACCGCACGGGCATCGTCGTGGCCAACACCAAGACCCCGTCGATCTACACCGCCGAGCGCTACAGCCTGAGCGGCTTCACCCGCAAGCTGCCCAACGGAAAATACACCGTGAAACTCCACTTCGCCGAGACCTACGAGGGCATCTACGGCAAGGGCGAGCGGGTGTTCTCGTTCAACGTCGAGGGCCGGGAGTTCAAGGACTTCGACGTCACCGCCCGGGCCGGAGGCGTGATGCGCGCCCATGTGGAAACCGTCGAGGTGGAGGTCAAGGACGGCCAGCTCGACATCACTTTCACGCACAACATCGAGAATCCCGAGATCAACGCGCTCGAGATCATCCCGGCGTCTTAA